ttacaaatctAGCAAGAAAATTCATTGTACTAAATCGAGTAATCCTAATATGACCTCACGATATCACAGATGAATAAAAGTTTCTTCAgtgtaatggaaaattaaatacaGTCTCAGTTTAGAGAACACAGTCATTGATTCAGTTTTCATTCTTCATTTATCTTTTCTCCGCTGCAATCATAATCAAACTCTGTGATGCCGTCATCGTCATCAGATTCCATGTCGCTTGAAGCTTCCCAGACATCATTTTCGGCATCTGTAGAATTATGATAATATTGAATTATACTAATTTCCATATTAACTATTGATTTACTAGTCTTAGATGCAATACGATGATCATGAACATTCTGCAGATCAGATGAACCAGAACATTAccatacataaataattttactagAAAGAGGATGTCAGATACTGAATTCATTTCAAAGCAGGCAGGCAGTACAACATCATGTCACTGGAAAAGTCGCGGAATTATAAGCATTTGGAATTTATGCATACATTTGTTcatttcatcttttatttttcaagagtttGCACTCATATAAAGAACATACTTAGTAAGTTTTCTGCAGGCTAACTCATTCTCGTGGCCACAATTTTTTCTTTCCCGCAGAatcgaatttttagatttttttgcgaACAATGCAAGACATTATAAAGGATTAtgacatattttttatacaactttTCAAATTGATGCAAGTTTTTCTTCATCATTTCGCTCAACCGGtattggttttttgaaaaatgaaaaaaagaaagaaaaatgtgaacatcaatttttttaaataaaattctcgtGGCCTTAAATTAATTATGACGGCCACGACTAAGATCTGACACTCGTAAATGTTACAGAATGGCTTCTTTTTAGAGCGACTAAGTTGGGGGAATTAACACGACCAAGAGAAGGCCCTTTGGagttctaaagaaaaaaatcgtatttttttctaAGGCAATTGattgtttatcttgaaattgcACTTCCGTCCAGTTTTGAGATAGACTTGTTCagacttttaataatttagttaaatttaataatttagtaaaatattcaacatGACAACAGAATGTAATGATAAATAgaattaaatctacaaaaaataattagaaaaaaaaagaattcttaacaaaaacatCCACGATGCAGAAAATCCGTCAAATACAATCGCACAAATGTCTACAGCAAGGTGATTGGAAATAAATTGTATGTCAAAATATATCCAAAAAACTTCCTTATAAAGAATTGCataccaaatttttcaaacaaattttgaaacatcatccaagatattataaaatttgaCGAAATGAAGCGTATAGACGAAATTATTGAAGGAGAATTGCTAGGTATAGAAAttttcttgatatatttttattttattccttaaattacTTTGTCAAGTTCCATTTTAGAAGTTTATACTTTTTACATCGCAGATGTTTATTTTTGGTTACACATTTAGCACaaagtattattaaaattataataatattattttgaatataaatttgacGCATGCAAtgttcataattgtttataatgaaaatatgaattgaatTGCGCCCGTacctgattttttttcattgctgCTATCCTCATCTACGGGCTGAACAATGATGTCATCCACCAGTTTTTGTAATTGATCCCCTGTAAACCACACGAATTCATAACATCTGTCTTTTTCTGACCAGCCGTGTTCATGAGGCGATAAGTCAGTTGGACGTTCCAAGCAGGCATTTCCCCACAAATTCATGATGTATCGGGTTCGAAGTAATTGCTGTCGAAGTTCGGATTGGCAGGGTAGCAAGTTAGAGGCATCGTAATTTCGAACTTGTTCCCTAAACGACTCATTCTTACTTTTTgctttgtaatttttgttaaatattattattcgtgCTTCATTGACTGTTTTAACATTGGGCATGCCGTACATTTGACAAACAAACTCTTCGATAACAGCAAAAGTATCATGGCTCAAATGCATTTCAGATAGATTACTAAAAGCTTCttgatattttaatgaattttctattattttccatGGTCTTGATTTTCCTTTTCGGAAACACGCCGGATTAAAATCGCATCCAGATAGTGCGTTATAACCTGGTAGAGCACTGGATAAAGGTTCTCGTAGATACTCATACAATTTAGTAACGTTGATATGCCGCTGAGAATTTCCCACACCAACCTTTAACCAAACTTTTAATGTAGAACAAATTTTCTTCATGTTTCccaacaatattatcaaaatgtCCGTATCGAAACATCTGATCAAAACGTTGCAGTTCACATCTATTCTACTTAGATGATAAACGATCTTCGTATCAGCTTCTTCGTGACTTCCGTAAGAGAAGCCGTTATCAATTGCTCGAATTACTTTGCTGTTCAGGGCTTCGAAACGGTAGCAATAATCAAAATTGATAAGTATAGTCTTGCTGCCAATAAATGGAGCAAACTCATCTCTGGCCCAATCATTTATCAAGAATCGTACGAGTGAttctttaaatttactatttttcaacTCTTTCGAAAAATCTGCAGGTCTCACTTGGTCTGGTCCAGAAATTTCAAAAGCTGAATCGTTTGCATTCCTTAATTCGTGTTCGTAGTCTTTTATTGGAGGAGAAAAGTAGCGATTGAAGACTATGTGAATCTGATTTACTCCAGATCTAGAAGCCATTTGTACAATCTTTTTAGAAATGTTTCCAAACAGTTTGGGAACGTCTTTCATTAGGTGCAGAATGAAAAAACCATAATAAATGACGTCGTTACTGGTAAGTAGTCCCTCACTCTCTACTTTGGTTTCTAGTAATTTCATCAAT
This DNA window, taken from Belonocnema kinseyi isolate 2016_QV_RU_SX_M_011 chromosome 9, B_treatae_v1, whole genome shotgun sequence, encodes the following:
- the LOC117179704 gene encoding uncharacterized protein LOC117179704 isoform X4 is translated as MKLLETKVESEGLLTSNDVIYYGFFILHLMKDVPKLFGNISKKIVQMASRSGVNQIHIVFNRYFSPPIKDYEHELRNANDSAFEISGPDQVRPADFSKELKNSKFKESLVRFLINDWARDEFAPFIGSKTILINFDYCYRFEALNSKVIRAIDNGFSYGSHEEADTKIVYHLSRIDVNCNVLIRCFDTDILIILLGNMKKICSTLKVWLKVGVGNSQRHINVTKLYEYLREPLSSALPGYNALSGCDFNPACFRKGKSRPWKIIENSLKYQEAFSNLSEMHLSHDTFAVIEEFVCQMYGMPNVKTVNEARIIIFNKNYKAKSKNESFREQVRNYDASNLLPCQSELRQQLLRTRYIMNLWGNACLERPTDLSPHEHGWSEKDRCYEFVWFTGDQLQKLVDDIIVQPVDEDSSNEKKSDAENDVWEASSDMESDDDDGITEFDYDCSGEKINEE